Proteins encoded within one genomic window of Gloeobacter kilaueensis JS1:
- a CDS encoding cytochrome c biogenesis CcdA family protein: MSPSLLGLAFVAGIATVLSPCILPILPILVGRSLRSHRLGPLALVTGLALVFALTGSLLSLTGPLLGPLSSGLRLFALLALLLLGLASAFPAFGHRLFGWASSLRLPGWFERLTENDSLSAEFLVGSQLGLVWVPCAGPILGSILALSITGQAASAFLALLVYALGAAVPMLAFAYGSKGLVERLQLLKGHTEKLQRIGGTCIALAAIAILLGWDNQLQLWLAPLFPGSPL; this comes from the coding sequence ATGAGCCCTTCTCTGCTGGGACTGGCCTTTGTCGCCGGAATCGCTACGGTTCTCTCGCCGTGCATCCTGCCCATCCTGCCGATTCTGGTGGGCCGCTCGCTGCGCAGCCATCGCCTCGGACCGCTGGCGCTGGTCACTGGACTGGCGCTGGTCTTTGCCCTGACGGGCAGTCTATTGAGCCTCACAGGGCCACTGCTCGGGCCGCTCAGCAGTGGTTTGCGCCTGTTTGCCCTGCTCGCTTTGCTGCTTTTAGGGCTCGCCTCCGCCTTTCCGGCCTTTGGCCATCGGCTCTTTGGCTGGGCGAGCAGCCTGCGCCTGCCGGGCTGGTTCGAGAGGTTGACCGAAAATGACAGCCTCAGCGCCGAATTTCTGGTGGGTTCTCAGCTGGGCCTTGTCTGGGTTCCCTGCGCTGGGCCCATCTTAGGCTCGATTCTCGCCCTTTCGATAACCGGGCAGGCTGCTTCTGCGTTTCTCGCCCTCCTCGTCTACGCCCTCGGGGCAGCTGTGCCGATGCTCGCCTTCGCCTACGGCTCGAAGGGCCTGGTGGAGCGCCTGCAACTGCTCAAAGGGCACACCGAAAAGTTGCAGCGCATCGGCGGCACCTGCATCGCCCTAGCGGCGATAGCGATCTTGCTCGGCTGGGACAACCAGTTGCAACTGTGGCTCGCCCCCCTGTTTCCCGGCTCGCCTCTGTAG